One part of the Candidatus Kouleothrix ribensis genome encodes these proteins:
- a CDS encoding permease, whose translation MNHEILSPRSATPSTRPNVRLVLLLGLAALSWLIAYNLIQPLANWLTYVLLGLPAGSHLGESVAFFFYDVPKILLLLGGMIFGITLLRSFFSPEQTRALLGGKRAGIGNVLAASLGVVTPFCSCSAVPLFIGFVESGIPLGVTFSFLIAAPVINEVALALLFGMFGWQVAALYLVSGLTIAIVAGIIIGRLKLERYVEDFVWQIKAGQGAAALERLTWAQRIDQAWQSTREIVGKVWLYVVVGIAVGAGIHGYVPEDALVTIMGRDAWWSVPAAVLLGVPLYSNAAGVIPIVHALMEKGAALGTVLAFMMAVVGLSLPEVIILRRVLKPQLIAVFIGVVSLAIVVTGYLFNWMSFNSWTMLSGVLVSVGRILWL comes from the coding sequence ATGAACCACGAGATCCTTTCTCCACGATCAGCTACGCCATCTACGCGGCCAAACGTGCGCCTTGTGCTCTTGTTGGGGCTTGCAGCGCTGAGCTGGCTGATAGCCTATAACCTGATTCAGCCGCTGGCAAACTGGCTGACCTACGTGCTACTGGGCCTGCCCGCCGGGTCGCACCTGGGTGAGTCAGTCGCGTTCTTTTTCTACGATGTGCCCAAAATCCTACTGCTGCTCGGCGGCATGATCTTCGGGATTACCCTGCTGCGCTCGTTCTTCAGCCCCGAGCAGACCCGCGCGCTGCTGGGCGGTAAGCGCGCGGGCATTGGCAATGTGCTGGCCGCCAGCCTCGGCGTGGTCACTCCATTCTGCTCGTGCTCGGCGGTGCCGCTGTTTATCGGCTTCGTCGAGTCGGGCATCCCGTTGGGTGTGACCTTCTCGTTTCTGATCGCCGCACCGGTGATCAACGAGGTGGCCCTGGCGCTGCTGTTCGGCATGTTTGGCTGGCAGGTAGCTGCCTTGTACCTTGTCTCAGGGCTGACAATCGCGATTGTCGCCGGTATCATCATCGGCCGGCTTAAGCTTGAGCGCTATGTTGAGGATTTTGTCTGGCAGATCAAGGCCGGCCAGGGTGCGGCTGCGCTGGAGCGCCTGACCTGGGCGCAGCGAATCGATCAGGCGTGGCAATCGACGCGCGAGATCGTTGGTAAAGTCTGGCTGTACGTGGTCGTTGGCATTGCGGTCGGTGCCGGCATCCATGGTTACGTCCCCGAGGATGCGCTCGTAACCATCATGGGTCGCGACGCGTGGTGGTCGGTGCCTGCGGCGGTGCTGTTGGGCGTACCACTGTACTCGAACGCTGCTGGCGTCATCCCGATCGTCCATGCGCTGATGGAGAAGGGTGCTGCGCTCGGGACGGTGCTGGCGTTCATGATGGCGGTGGTCGGCTTGAGCTTGCCGGAAGTGATCATTCTGCGCCGCGTGCTCAAGCCACAACTGATCGCTGTGTTTATCGGCGTCGTGAGCCTGGCGATCGTCGTGACTGGCTACCTATTTAACTGGATGTCGTTCAATTCTTGGACGATGTTGAGCGGAGTTCTAGTTAGCGTTGGGCGTATACTTTGGCTATAG
- a CDS encoding thioredoxin family protein, which produces MVTIKVLGPGCVNCKRLAQLVQQVAVENAIHIQLDKVTDYAEIMHWPILSTPGLVVNDTLVVSGRIPSANEVAAWLNAATH; this is translated from the coding sequence ATGGTGACGATCAAAGTCCTTGGCCCTGGTTGCGTCAACTGCAAGCGGCTGGCCCAGCTGGTGCAGCAGGTTGCTGTAGAAAATGCCATACACATTCAGCTCGACAAGGTCACCGACTACGCCGAGATCATGCACTGGCCGATTCTGTCCACCCCTGGTCTGGTAGTTAACGACACGCTGGTTGTGTCCGGCCGCATCCCTTCTGCCAACGAAGTCGCAGCGTGGCTTAACGCAGCGACACACTAA
- a CDS encoding winged helix-turn-helix transcriptional regulator codes for MDTTTTQRQADLFRALMHPARLAILEMLRDGQACVCHLEAHLGYRQAYLSQQLATLRAAGLIRDRRAGWNIYYEVALPELFALLDLSRALVGVTASDTRAQARPPNCPCPTCAAKVAHSLASDPHSVEA; via the coding sequence ATGGATACCACGACCACACAACGACAGGCAGACCTGTTCCGCGCGCTGATGCACCCAGCTCGACTCGCGATCCTTGAAATGCTTCGCGATGGCCAGGCCTGCGTGTGTCATCTGGAAGCGCACCTGGGCTACCGGCAGGCGTATCTCTCACAGCAGCTCGCCACCCTGCGCGCGGCCGGGCTCATCCGTGATCGCCGGGCGGGCTGGAATATCTATTACGAGGTCGCGCTGCCCGAGCTGTTTGCCCTGCTCGACCTGTCCCGCGCGCTTGTCGGCGTGACCGCGAGTGACACACGCGCGCAAGCGCGTCCACCCAATTGCCCATGCCCAACATGCGCGGCGAAGGTCGCACACTCGCTCGCAAGCGATCCCCACAGCGTGGAAGCCTAG
- a CDS encoding sugar phosphate isomerase/epimerase, with protein MARPVTLFTGQWADLPLEELARKARNFGYDGLELACWGDHFEVDKALEDDGYLRRKRELLDAHGLRCVAISSHLVGQCVADALIDERHKGILPAYVWGDGRPEGVRQRAAEELQKTAQAARAFGVTQINGFTGSPIWHLLYSFPPNNPATIAAGYREFADRWNPIMDAFDAAGVRFGLEVHPTEIAYDIATTELTLAAIGRRPAFGINFDPSHLHHQFVDPVLFLETFADRIYHVHVKESRRNLNGRTSILGSHLNFGDPRRGWDFVSPGHGGIEWGPIFRTLTRIGYTGPLSVEWEDSGMDREFGAAEACALVKRNDFPPSRVAFDAAFQK; from the coding sequence ATGGCACGTCCAGTCACACTGTTCACCGGCCAGTGGGCCGATCTGCCACTGGAAGAGCTGGCCAGAAAGGCCCGCAACTTTGGCTACGACGGGCTCGAGCTGGCTTGCTGGGGCGATCACTTCGAGGTCGATAAGGCGCTTGAGGACGATGGCTACCTGCGCCGCAAGCGCGAGCTGCTCGATGCCCACGGCCTGCGCTGCGTCGCGATCAGCAGCCACCTGGTGGGCCAGTGCGTCGCCGATGCGCTGATCGACGAGCGCCACAAGGGGATTCTGCCCGCGTATGTCTGGGGCGACGGCCGGCCCGAAGGCGTGCGCCAGCGCGCGGCCGAAGAGCTGCAGAAGACCGCCCAGGCCGCCAGGGCGTTTGGCGTGACGCAGATCAATGGCTTCACCGGCTCGCCGATCTGGCACCTGCTATACTCGTTCCCGCCGAACAACCCCGCCACGATCGCGGCCGGCTATCGCGAGTTCGCCGATCGCTGGAACCCGATCATGGACGCGTTCGACGCTGCCGGCGTGCGCTTCGGCCTCGAGGTTCACCCGACCGAGATCGCCTACGATATCGCAACTACCGAGCTGACACTCGCGGCGATCGGCCGGCGCCCGGCCTTCGGCATCAACTTCGACCCAAGCCACCTGCACCACCAGTTTGTCGACCCGGTGCTGTTCCTCGAGACCTTCGCCGACCGGATCTATCACGTGCATGTGAAGGAGAGCCGGCGCAACCTGAACGGCCGCACCAGCATCCTTGGCTCGCACCTGAACTTTGGCGACCCGCGCCGCGGCTGGGATTTCGTGTCGCCCGGCCACGGCGGGATCGAGTGGGGGCCGATCTTCCGCACGCTCACGCGGATCGGCTACACTGGGCCGCTCTCGGTCGAGTGGGAAGATAGCGGCATGGATCGCGAGTTCGGCGCGGCCGAGGCCTGTGCGCTGGTGAAGCGCAACGACTTCCCGCCCAGCCGGGTGGCCTTCGACGCCGCCTTCCAGAAGTAA
- a CDS encoding Gfo/Idh/MocA family oxidoreductase, whose product MAGTIGVGLVGYKFMGKAHSNAYRQVARFFPDLALRPELTAICGRDQAAVRAAAAQLGWQSYETDWRVLVARDDIGLIDVSTPGDSHAPIAIAAAAHGKHVFCEKPLANTLAEARQMQAAVQQAGVVGMVNFNYRRVPAVQLAKRLIDDGRIGQIYHWRAVYLQDWIMDPSYPLVWRLQKDLAGAGTLGDLGAHVIDLARMLVGEISQVSGLLTTFIKQRPVLGGTTAGLGATAGQALGPVTVDDAALFMAQFANGAIGTFEVTRFAKGRANFNSFEINGSKGSIVFNLERMNELNVLLDSDAGDVRGFRNIQVTDGGAHPYMSAWWPAGHIIGWEHTFTHGVYDLLNGIAAGTAPAATFEDGVRCQAILDAVERSAGSRAWAEPAY is encoded by the coding sequence ATGGCAGGCACAATTGGGGTCGGGTTGGTTGGCTATAAGTTCATGGGCAAGGCCCACTCGAACGCCTACCGCCAGGTTGCGCGTTTCTTCCCCGACCTGGCGCTCAGGCCCGAGCTAACGGCGATCTGCGGCCGCGACCAGGCCGCCGTGCGCGCTGCCGCCGCCCAGCTGGGCTGGCAAAGCTACGAGACCGACTGGCGCGTACTGGTGGCGCGCGACGACATCGGCCTGATCGATGTGTCGACGCCAGGCGATAGCCACGCCCCGATCGCGATCGCTGCGGCCGCGCATGGCAAGCACGTGTTCTGCGAGAAGCCGCTGGCCAATACACTGGCCGAGGCCCGCCAGATGCAGGCGGCGGTACAGCAGGCCGGCGTGGTGGGCATGGTCAACTTCAACTACCGGCGCGTGCCGGCCGTGCAGCTGGCCAAGCGGCTGATCGACGACGGCAGGATCGGCCAGATCTATCACTGGCGCGCGGTGTACTTGCAAGACTGGATCATGGACCCGAGCTACCCGCTGGTCTGGCGTTTGCAGAAAGACCTGGCCGGCGCGGGCACGCTCGGCGACCTGGGCGCGCACGTGATCGACCTGGCGCGTATGCTGGTGGGCGAGATCAGCCAGGTGAGCGGGCTGCTGACCACGTTCATCAAGCAGCGCCCGGTGCTGGGCGGCACCACCGCCGGCCTGGGCGCCACCGCCGGCCAGGCGCTCGGCCCGGTGACGGTCGACGACGCGGCGCTGTTCATGGCCCAGTTCGCCAACGGCGCGATCGGCACATTTGAGGTTACGCGCTTTGCCAAGGGCCGCGCCAACTTTAATAGCTTCGAGATCAACGGCAGCAAGGGCAGCATTGTGTTCAACCTCGAGCGCATGAACGAGCTGAATGTGCTGCTCGACAGCGACGCCGGCGATGTGCGCGGCTTCCGCAACATCCAGGTGACCGACGGCGGCGCGCACCCGTATATGAGCGCGTGGTGGCCGGCTGGGCATATCATCGGCTGGGAGCACACCTTTACCCACGGCGTCTACGACCTGCTGAACGGCATTGCCGCCGGCACGGCGCCTGCGGCCACCTTCGAGGATGGCGTGCGCTGCCAGGCCATCCTCGACGCGGTCGAGCGATCGGCGGGCAGCCGCGCCTGGGCCGAACCCGCGTACTAA
- a CDS encoding nucleoside deaminase, protein MTAALDYSSMLDVAIAEARQSLAEGGIPIGAALFDRQGTLLGRGHNRRVQEHDPSVHGETDAFRKAGRQRSYRGTIMVTTLAPCWYCSGLVRQFNIGTVVVGETVNFQGGIGWLREHGVTVIDLASAECVELLAGYIAANPHVWNEDIGEE, encoded by the coding sequence ATGACCGCAGCGCTCGACTATTCCAGTATGCTCGATGTGGCAATTGCCGAGGCGCGCCAGAGCCTGGCCGAGGGCGGCATCCCGATCGGCGCGGCCCTGTTCGATCGGCAGGGCACCCTGCTGGGGCGCGGCCACAACCGGCGCGTGCAAGAGCACGACCCATCGGTGCATGGCGAGACCGACGCGTTCCGCAAGGCCGGCCGCCAGCGCAGCTACCGCGGCACGATTATGGTCACCACGCTGGCGCCGTGCTGGTACTGTAGCGGGCTGGTGCGCCAGTTCAACATCGGCACCGTGGTTGTCGGCGAGACGGTCAACTTCCAGGGCGGCATCGGCTGGCTGCGCGAGCATGGCGTCACGGTGATCGACCTGGCCTCGGCCGAGTGTGTCGAGCTGCTGGCCGGCTACATTGCGGCCAACCCGCATGTCTGGAATGAGGATATTGGCGAGGAGTAG
- a CDS encoding PLP-dependent aminotransferase family protein, with protein sequence MPQLDDLFAARARALPPPIFGPGMPDGPDAPISLAYGYADPQLFPRAGLLAATAAVLEHDAALALNYGDDFAGLRELVAGRLRAEGVEADDPNIIVTYGSSQILALLPQLFVEPGDTVLIEGPSFMGAVRRFADAGAQLVTVPTDAQGMDVDALEAALRALRARGTRAKFIYTIPTFHNPTGATMPLARRQQLVALGAEYGVVIVEDDAYGDLRFEGRPLPSLAALDQAGWVIRTGTFSKILAPGVRVGWAYARPELITRFHAFKVEGPSGPFLTRVVAHYCAEGRLEAHIQQLIAHYRHKRDVMLAAIAREFPAETVVLHPEGGFFVWCRLPQGIRAEALLQQAEHNGALFVPGTRCFANGTGDDAIRLAFSFQPAERIAEGIARIGAAMRSL encoded by the coding sequence ATGCCACAACTCGACGACCTGTTCGCGGCGCGCGCGCGCGCGCTGCCGCCACCGATCTTCGGCCCTGGGATGCCAGACGGCCCCGACGCGCCGATCAGCCTGGCCTACGGCTATGCCGACCCGCAGCTGTTCCCGCGAGCCGGCCTGCTGGCAGCCACTGCTGCAGTGCTCGAGCACGACGCGGCCCTGGCGCTCAACTACGGCGACGACTTCGCCGGGCTGCGCGAGCTGGTGGCCGGGCGCCTGCGTGCCGAGGGTGTCGAGGCCGACGACCCGAACATCATTGTGACCTACGGCTCGAGCCAGATCCTGGCGCTGCTGCCGCAGCTGTTCGTCGAGCCGGGCGACACCGTACTGATCGAGGGGCCTAGCTTCATGGGTGCGGTGCGGCGCTTCGCCGACGCCGGCGCGCAGCTGGTTACGGTGCCGACCGACGCGCAGGGCATGGATGTGGATGCGCTCGAGGCCGCGCTGCGCGCGCTGCGCGCGCGGGGCACACGCGCCAAGTTCATCTACACCATCCCGACGTTCCACAACCCGACTGGCGCGACCATGCCGCTGGCGCGGCGCCAGCAGCTGGTGGCGCTCGGCGCCGAGTATGGCGTGGTAATCGTCGAGGACGACGCCTACGGCGACCTGCGCTTCGAGGGCCGGCCGCTGCCGAGCCTGGCCGCGCTCGACCAGGCCGGCTGGGTGATCCGAACCGGAACATTCTCGAAAATCCTCGCGCCGGGCGTGCGCGTCGGCTGGGCCTACGCGCGGCCCGAGCTGATCACGCGCTTCCACGCGTTCAAGGTCGAAGGGCCGAGCGGGCCGTTCCTGACGCGCGTGGTTGCGCACTACTGCGCCGAAGGCCGGCTCGAGGCGCACATCCAGCAGCTGATCGCGCACTACCGGCACAAGCGCGACGTGATGCTCGCCGCGATTGCGCGCGAATTTCCGGCCGAGACGGTGGTGCTGCACCCTGAGGGCGGCTTCTTCGTGTGGTGCCGGCTGCCGCAGGGCATACGCGCCGAGGCGCTGCTGCAGCAGGCCGAGCACAATGGCGCGCTGTTCGTGCCCGGCACGCGCTGCTTCGCCAACGGCACCGGCGACGACGCCATCCGGCTGGCGTTTAGCTTCCAGCCGGCCGAGCGCATCGCCGAAGGGATCGCGCGGATCGGCGCCGCGATGCGCAGCCTCTAG
- a CDS encoding PIN domain-containing protein — MKVLIDTNIILDVLLDRAPFANEASAIWAACDAGQISGVLAATTLTDIFYIARRATNTATAQIAVGLCLATFAICAIDRAALERAASLPGADFEDNVQLACALNAGLDAIVTRNNRDFGAAPIPVLTPAALLAQR, encoded by the coding sequence ATGAAGGTCCTGATCGACACCAATATCATCCTCGATGTTCTGCTCGATCGAGCACCCTTTGCCAACGAGGCGAGTGCGATCTGGGCGGCGTGTGATGCAGGCCAGATCAGCGGGGTGCTTGCCGCGACGACACTCACCGACATTTTCTATATCGCCCGGCGGGCCACCAATACCGCCACCGCACAGATCGCGGTTGGGCTGTGTTTGGCGACATTTGCCATCTGCGCGATCGATCGGGCGGCGCTTGAGCGAGCGGCGAGCTTACCAGGGGCGGATTTCGAGGATAACGTGCAGCTGGCGTGTGCGTTGAACGCCGGCCTTGATGCGATTGTTACCCGGAACAACCGCGATTTCGGCGCTGCGCCGATTCCGGTGCTCACGCCGGCCGCGCTACTCGCCCAACGCTAA
- a CDS encoding DUF5615 family PIN-like protein, translating to MSQLFVELYLDEDVDVLVANLIRARGFAVLTTRDAGQLGRDDAAQLGYAVSYQKAFVTHNRADFEALAQRYFATGQAHAGIIIAVRHDPYELVRRLLVILNQVTADEMHNQLRYI from the coding sequence GTGAGCCAGCTCTTCGTTGAACTCTATCTCGACGAAGATGTCGATGTGCTTGTGGCCAATCTCATCCGCGCGCGTGGTTTTGCGGTGCTCACGACACGCGATGCTGGTCAACTTGGGCGCGATGATGCGGCTCAATTGGGCTATGCGGTCAGCTACCAGAAAGCGTTTGTCACGCATAATCGTGCGGATTTTGAGGCGCTTGCACAACGCTACTTCGCCACAGGACAAGCCCACGCTGGCATCATCATCGCGGTGCGCCATGATCCGTATGAACTCGTGCGCCGTCTGCTGGTGATCCTCAACCAGGTGACAGCGGACGAGATGCACAACCAACTCCGCTATATCTAG
- a CDS encoding DUF433 domain-containing protein — MAQLTAHRYIVTDDRILSGEPIISGTRTPVRAIAEMWRQGIAPESIPSRLAHLTLAQVFDALSYYSDNQDEINSYIERNRIPDDLIDPLIRVP; from the coding sequence ATGGCACAGCTAACCGCACATCGTTATATCGTTACCGATGACCGTATTCTGAGCGGTGAGCCGATCATCAGCGGCACCCGCACGCCTGTACGGGCAATCGCCGAAATGTGGCGGCAGGGAATCGCCCCAGAAAGTATTCCCAGCCGTTTAGCCCACCTTACACTTGCCCAAGTTTTTGATGCGCTTAGCTACTACAGTGACAACCAGGACGAGATTAATTCGTATATCGAGCGCAACCGCATTCCTGACGACCTCATTGACCCATTGATACGTGTACCGTGA